Genomic window (Rhodococcoides fascians A25f):
CGGTTCACCGCCGAGCATCCACCGCTGCTCAAGGACCTGTTCGCGCTGATCGAGGCCGGATCGCCCGAGCTGCACCGCAAGACGCTCACGCTCGGCAAGCCCGACCGCTACGCCGAGAAGGTCGAACCGCTCCTCGAAACTCTGATCGCCCTGTTCGACGGCGAACTCGGCGAAGTGTTCTCCCAGCAAACCACCACCCCGATCGACGTCTCCGGTGACCGGCCGCCGGTCGGGGTGTGCGTCGATATTTCCGGCATCGGTATCGACGATCCCAAGCTGGAAGCGGCGATCATGCTCGCCTGCTGGTCCGATGCCTTCGGTGCGATCGAGGCCGCTCACGTCCTCGCGGACGCCGGGCTGCGCCCGCAGCGGCACTTCCTGGTGGTGCTGGACGAGCTGTGGCGCGTCCTGGCCGGCGGATCGCGGATGGTGCTGCGCGTCGACCAGCTCACCCGCCTGACCCGCACCCTGGGGACGGCGCTGATGATGATCACCCACACCGTCAAGGACCTCGAAGCCCTCGACTCCGATGTCGACATTTCCCGGGCCAAGGGCTTCATCGAACGCGCCGGAGCGGTGATCGTCGGCGGACTGCCGACCACGGAGATGGACAAGCTCGATTCCATCGTGCCCTTCACCCGCCAGGACCGTGACCTGGTCGCCTCGTGGTCGACCCCGGCCGGGCACGACGACAGCGGACGCGAGATGTCCCCGCCCGGCCGCGGCAATTTCCTGCTCCGCTTCGGCACCGCCCGCAGCCCCGGAGTCCCGTTCAACACCGTCCTGACCCCCACCGAGAAGCGTCTCGACTACCACAACACCAACACCCGATTCGACAACGTCTCCCACGCGGCGTGAGCCCGAGACAGGAACGCACCCATGACAATTCCGCACTGCCTCGCCCCGTCCTCCTCCTCACCGACCCTGCCCGGCCCCGACACTGCGGTGGCTGCGCGATGAGGGGCCGTCCGTATCCGGCGGAGGTGCGCGAACGCGCCACCCGCATGGTCACCGAGCGCGTTCCGGACTCGCCGTCCCCTTGGGCGGCAATCGAATCCGTCGCCTCCCACCTCGGGCTGCACCCCAACACCGTCCGGCTCTGGTACCGCCAAGCGCAAGGCGTCACCGACGAGCGGCCCCTGCTGCCGAGCGAACAGAACGCCGAAATCACCCGCCTCCGGCAGGAACTCGCGGACGCGCGACGACTGAACGCGGACTTGGTCGCCGGTTCCGCCGAGACCTTTCACCCTACCGAGAGGACGCCACTGTGAGCACAGGACGAGGAGCACGCGGACCCGGAGCAGGCGTCGACCCCACCGTGGCCATGCTCGGTGCGGCCGCGGCGATGGCGATTGCCGCCTACGGCGGTAGCGAGGCGGCGCTGCACCTGGGCAGTCCCCTCTCCGGCGTCGACCAATCCATCCCGGGCAGCCCCATCGCCCTGGTCAAGGGCCTCGCTACCGGGGCGGTGGTCTGGCCGACCGGAGCAACAGTGCTGATGGTCTTCTTCGGCATCCTCGCCCTCGCCGCTGTCGTCGCCGGCACCGCGTGGCTGCTCCGTCGACGCCGCCGGGTGACCCGGGTCGACGACGCCGGCCTGTACCTCGCGCGGCCCCGGGAGGTGGCACGGCTGACCGACAAGAGCTTGCGAGCCGAGATCGCGCGGCTGGGCACACCGTTGACCGACGGTGAGGTGCCGGGCGGGACGCTCGGGCGATTGGTGTTGGGCCCGAACAGATTCGGCGTCACCCTCTACCCCGGCCCCGAAGATGTGTGCACACACATCTGGGGGCCTCGCGTGGGCAAGACGACGTGCGTGATCATCCCGCAAATCCTCGCTGCCCGCGGCGCTGTGCTCACCACCTCCAACAAGCGCGACGTCGTCGACGAGACCCGCGCCTACCGCGCCGAGAAGGGCACCGTGTCGGTGTTCGACCCGCAGGGTGTCGCCCTCGAACTGCCGAGCTGGTACTACGACCCCCTGACCTGGGTACGGTCGGCGCGCCCGTCCGCCACCCGCGCGCTGGCCGACACACCCGGCTCCCCTGACGCAGCCGCCCGGCAGGACGCCCTCGCGGAGCTGCTCGGCTCCGACTTCGTCTCCCGGATGGAACACTCCGCACAGGAGACGAAAGCTGCGATGTTGGCGAACATCTTCGCCACCTCCACCACCGGGGAGAACGCCCGCCGTGATCCGTTCTTCGACCCGATGGGCGAACGGCTGATCACCGGGTTCATCATCGCCGCCGCCGCCGCAGAGCTCCCGCTGCCGATCCTTTACAGCTGGGCCACCGACACGAGCAACCAGCAGCCGGTGCATCTGTTGCAGGAGCATGGGTTCGAGGCGTGGTCGTCCGCGCTCAAAGCGCAGTACACCGCACCGGACAAGCAACGTGGCGGTGTGTTCGCCACGGCCGCCAACATGCTCGGCTGCCTCGCCTACGCCGAAATCCACCCGTGGATCAGCCGCATGGGTGAGCACGACACCCGCCCGGAGTTCGATCCGGACGCATTCGCCGCCGAAGCCTCCCCCACGTTGTATTCGCTGTCGATGGAGGGCGTCGGTGAGTGCGGCGCTCTGGTGACCGCACTGACCGTCGCCGTCACCGACGCACTCGTCGACGCGGCGACCGCGACACCGAAGTCGATCGACCCGCCGCGTCCCGCCGGCAGGCTACGAGTGCCCGCGACGTACGCCCTCGACGAAGCAGCGAACGTCGTGCGCTGGAAGGATCTACCGAACCTGTACAGCCACTTCGGATCTCGCGGAATCCTGGTCTCGACCATCTTGCAGTCCTGGTCGCAGGGTGAGGAGTGCTGGGGCCAGGGCGGGATGCGCAAACTCTGGGGTGCATCGACCGTGCGCGTCTACGGTGGCGGTGGCTCGACACAGGACGGCCGGTTCCTCGACAACGTCTCCGAAGCGCTCGGGGATCACTGGGAGATGACCGAAACCGTCTCGAGCGGCCGCGGTGGCCAGTCCCGATCGCAGCAACGCCAGCAGATCCGCACCTTGACCAAAGCGGACCTCGTGGCCATGCCCGCCGGGCGGGCCGTGCTCGCCGAAGTGTCCAAATGTCCAGCGGCATTGGTGGAGACACTGCCCTGGTACACCGGCCCGTACGCCGAAGAGGTCGCGGCCGCGAAGGAGCGTGCCGGTGAGGACCCCACTGTCGCCGCCCTCGACGACGACCCGGACCCCGACGACCCGACGTCGGTACTGCCCAAACCGGTCACCCGCCTGCCTAGAGGTGTGAGCCTGGAGAAGACCGCATGAGCATCGACGACACCCCACCCGACGACGAGTTCGAGGACACCGAATTCGATATCGCCGACACCGGCGAGCCCCAGCCGGGCGATCTCGACGCGGCCGGAACGACCCAGCCCGACGTGCCGATGGAGATGCCCCAGCAGGTCATCGACGGGGCGGTGAACCGCAGGCTTCGTCAGGAAGCCGACCGGATCGTTGCCGAGCTCTACCAGGCTCGGATGACCCCGGAGCTGACGCAGCAGATGTACGACGCGACCCTGCGCGCCCTGGATGCGCAGATGCTCCTCGACGTCCGCGCAGCCGAGGCTACGGCCGCGGCCGCCGAAGCCGCTGTACGCGATCCCGCAAAGCCGTTCTACCGCAATCGGTTCGAGTTCTTCGAGCAGTTCCTCAGCGAGGTGTACCGCCGGGACGTCGTCAACGGAGGCCAGAAGAAATGGTGCCTGATGTGGTGGAAACACAGCGAAGCAGTCCTCGTCGTCGACGCGTTGTGGCGATCGTGGGAGAAGCTACGCGTCGACCCCGGAACAGGAATGTCGGTGTGGAAGAAAGACCACGCCGACCACCACATGAACGTGCTGTTCGACCCCAACGGCACCTTCCAGGACTGCTCGGTCAAGAACGGCCACCGCCCCCTGCCGCCGATTCCGTCCGATCCGATCCCCGCCGAGCTGCTCGCCGAAGAGGTCGACGATTCCCCGGTGACCGAGGCATGACGGCCGAGCAGCCTGCGGAGCAGGCAATCGCCACCTGGGCGGTCCTGATCGCCAAAGCCGACGCCCTCGACATCCTCACCGACGACGACACCGCCCCCACCACACACACCGAAACCGAGGTATCCCGATGAGCACCGAACACGGCGACATCGGCCGCGAGAGCGGCGCAGTCCTGCGCACGATGTTGCAGGTCGCATTGCAGGTCAGCGAACAGCTCGCCCGCCGGCGCGAACAACGCCTCCGCGAGGCAACCGCCGCCAGCGAACGGCAACGCCACGCCCTCGAGGGACGACTGCGCGCCGAACAGCAGTCGGCCGAGACGGCACTGCGTGCGGTACATCGCGAACGCTGGTGGGCCTCTGCGACGCCGGAGCAGATCAGCGAGCAGGTCCGATTGGCCCACACCTGGAAGGACCGCTCCCCGATCGCCGCAGACACCGCCGATGTCATCGACGAACAACTGCGCGCCCGCTACGGCATCGCTCGTGATCGCGAGAACCTGGATATGGCCGTGGTCAGCATGGCCGTCCAACGCGACATCGAACGTCACCGCGCCCGCGAGGCCGCCGGCGAGCAGTACACCAAAGACGGGTTCACCGTCCTCGAGGAAGAGCCCCGCGGCCCCGGTTTCGTCGATGCGCAGTACCTGCGCACCGGAGAAGGCTTCGACCAACCGATCACCGACGAGCTCGTGCGCCGCGATCCCGCCAAATGGGCGGTACACCTCGTCGACGGACCCGACGGTGTGCCGGTGCCCGAGTACTACTGCACCGACGTGGCCGCACTGCCCGACGTCGACCACGAGCGACCGCAGCTCGCACGGGTATGGGAGGACAGGTACCTCGACAGCGCACCACCGGAGCGGCTGGCCGATCTGCACCACATCACTGCCACCCCTGCCACCGACATCGCTGCCGGCCGCGCTGCCGGGCAGATCCGCGAACGGTTCGGCGTCGACGTCGACGCTCTCGGTAGCGATGCCCGTGCCTCTCTCGGGGCGATGCTCACCGACATCGATGCTGCCCGCCGTGCGCCCGCCGCTGCCGAGAAAGCCACTGCCGCAGTCGGCCGCGAGGCTGCCATCACCGCCCTGATGGACCCGGCCGCTGAGATGGACCGCAGCCAGGTCGCCGCGGCGTGGCAGTGGTACTCCGACAGGCACCCCCGCGAGGCGGAACACCGGCTCTACGGCGGTGTCCCTGCCGCCGAGACCACCGGTGCACCCTTCGAGGCGTATCTCGATCACGTGGCCACCGAATGGGCCGCACAGCACCACCCCGATCTGGTGCACGAGAACCCCTCCGACGACCAGCGCGACGAGCTGTTCAAGGCGTGGACCGAACAGACCGCATCGGGCTACCCGCGACTGGACGACGACGCCACCCGCAGTGTGCTCGGCCCGCCGCCGCCGGTGACCTCCACTGACATCGAGACCGTGGCCGAATGGGCGCGGCACAGGATCCCCAGGGACTACGAACGCTTCACCGAAGGCACCGGGAAGACCAAGGAGACCGGCGAGCTTCATCTGCGGCTACGGTTCGACATCCACCACGCCCAGGAATGGGCGAACGATCACGCCCCGGCCCTCGCTGCCAAGTACGTCCAGGCAGAACAGTCCACTGACCGGCCCGCCTACCTGAGCGCGCGGGAGGAATTGATCGACTCGTGGAACGCAGTCGGACGACCGTTCGATGCGCAATTGGCCGACGAACCGGCCCGCCGCGATGCCCCGGCCCTCGAGAAGGCGGGCGCAGCTGTGTCGGCTGCAGCCGAACCCGGTGCGCCCGCCTACGACAGTGCCGAACGCCGCGAGAAAGAGGCGACCGACCTTCTCGCCGCCGGCGTCGACGAGGAAGCCGTCAACGCCCACCGCCTGGCCGATATCAGCAACGCCAAACCTGCCACCGCCATCGACTTCGACCCAGGCACTGGCAGCCCCAGAGCCAGCAAGGGTGATCGCTCG
Coding sequences:
- a CDS encoding transposase codes for the protein MRGRPYPAEVRERATRMVTERVPDSPSPWAAIESVASHLGLHPNTVRLWYRQAQGVTDERPLLPSEQNAEITRLRQELADARRLNADLVAGSAETFHPTERTPL
- a CDS encoding DUF4913 domain-containing protein → MSIDDTPPDDEFEDTEFDIADTGEPQPGDLDAAGTTQPDVPMEMPQQVIDGAVNRRLRQEADRIVAELYQARMTPELTQQMYDATLRALDAQMLLDVRAAEATAAAAEAAVRDPAKPFYRNRFEFFEQFLSEVYRRDVVNGGQKKWCLMWWKHSEAVLVVDALWRSWEKLRVDPGTGMSVWKKDHADHHMNVLFDPNGTFQDCSVKNGHRPLPPIPSDPIPAELLAEEVDDSPVTEA
- a CDS encoding type IV secretory system conjugative DNA transfer family protein, with the translated sequence MSTGRGARGPGAGVDPTVAMLGAAAAMAIAAYGGSEAALHLGSPLSGVDQSIPGSPIALVKGLATGAVVWPTGATVLMVFFGILALAAVVAGTAWLLRRRRRVTRVDDAGLYLARPREVARLTDKSLRAEIARLGTPLTDGEVPGGTLGRLVLGPNRFGVTLYPGPEDVCTHIWGPRVGKTTCVIIPQILAARGAVLTTSNKRDVVDETRAYRAEKGTVSVFDPQGVALELPSWYYDPLTWVRSARPSATRALADTPGSPDAAARQDALAELLGSDFVSRMEHSAQETKAAMLANIFATSTTGENARRDPFFDPMGERLITGFIIAAAAAELPLPILYSWATDTSNQQPVHLLQEHGFEAWSSALKAQYTAPDKQRGGVFATAANMLGCLAYAEIHPWISRMGEHDTRPEFDPDAFAAEASPTLYSLSMEGVGECGALVTALTVAVTDALVDAATATPKSIDPPRPAGRLRVPATYALDEAANVVRWKDLPNLYSHFGSRGILVSTILQSWSQGEECWGQGGMRKLWGASTVRVYGGGGSTQDGRFLDNVSEALGDHWEMTETVSSGRGGQSRSQQRQQIRTLTKADLVAMPAGRAVLAEVSKCPAALVETLPWYTGPYAEEVAAAKERAGEDPTVAALDDDPDPDDPTSVLPKPVTRLPRGVSLEKTA